In the genome of Rhodamnia argentea isolate NSW1041297 chromosome 3, ASM2092103v1, whole genome shotgun sequence, one region contains:
- the LOC115756398 gene encoding 4-hydroxy-tetrahydrodipicolinate synthase, chloroplastic-like isoform X2, with the protein MVHNLCLTMRSHEIQSRTLVEDIRSLRLITGIKTPYLLDGRLDLKAYDGLINMQITQGVEGVIVGGPAGEGHLMSWDEHISLIGHTVARFGASLKVIGNTGSNSTGEAMQATEQGFAVGMHASLQINPYCGKTSIPGVLAHFNSVLPMGPMIIYNMPSRTGQDILPCVIQTLSASPNFVGIKECAGNDRVRQYAEDGKTVWCGMDHECHDARWDLGATGAMSVTSNLIPGLIRELVAGKKSPSLNKKLMPLIEWLLHEPALTGLNTALAQLGVVWPVFRLPYVPLPLSKRQEFVRVVEDIGREHFVGEREVQVLDDNDFILVGRY; encoded by the exons ATGGTCCATAATCTCTGCCTCACCATGAGAAGCCACGAAATCCAAAGCAG GACTCTGGTCGAGGATATCAGATCGCTCCGGCTGATCACAGGCATCAAAACCCCGTACCTACTGGATGGCAGACTGGACCTCAAAGCCTACGACGGCTTGATCAATATGCAGATCACGCAAGGTGTGGAAGGAGTCATCGTCGGGGGCCCAGCTGGGGAAGGCCATTTAATGAGCTGGGACGAGCACATCTCGCTCATTGGACACACCGTCGCTCGCTTTGGTGCTTCGCTCAAGGTGATCGGCAACACCGGAAGTAACTCCACCGGTGAAGCAATGCAGGCCACCGAGCAGGGCTTTGCTGTGGGAATGCATGCTTCCCTTCAGATAAATCCTTACTGCGGCAAAACATCCATACCTGGCGTGCTTGCTCACTTCAATAGTGTTTTGCCTATGGGTCCGATGATAATATACAACATGCCGTCCAGGACGGGTCAGGACATTCTGCCCTGTGTCATCCAAACCTTGTCTGCAAGTCCGAACTTTGTCGGGATAAAGGAATGTGCTGGAAATGATCGTGTTAGGCAGTATGCAGAGGACGGGAAGACGGTTTGGTGCGGGATGGATCATGAATGCCATGATGCTAGGTGGGATTTGGGGGCTACGGGAGCGATGTCGGTCACTAGCAATTTGATTCCTGGCTTGATTCGGGAATTGGTCGCGGGGAAGAAGAGTCCTTCGCTGAACAAGAAGCTCATGCCTTTGATCGAATGGCTCCTCCATGAGCCGGCCCTGACTGGATTGAACACTGCTCTGGCTCAACTTGGGGTGGTCTGGCCGGTTTTCAGGCTTCCTTATGTGCCGCTTCCTCTATCGAAGCGGCAAGAATTTGTGAGGGTGGTGGAGGACATTGGAAGAGAGCATTTCGTGGGAGAAAGAGAAGTTCAGGTGCTTGACGACAATGACTTCATCTTGGTGGGAAGGTATTGA
- the LOC115756398 gene encoding 4-hydroxy-tetrahydrodipicolinate synthase, chloroplastic-like isoform X1 gives MAQLKCQGMCVKGGSSELRIPSNGRERRNANWRPRKATMVHNLCLTMRSHEIQSRTLVEDIRSLRLITGIKTPYLLDGRLDLKAYDGLINMQITQGVEGVIVGGPAGEGHLMSWDEHISLIGHTVARFGASLKVIGNTGSNSTGEAMQATEQGFAVGMHASLQINPYCGKTSIPGVLAHFNSVLPMGPMIIYNMPSRTGQDILPCVIQTLSASPNFVGIKECAGNDRVRQYAEDGKTVWCGMDHECHDARWDLGATGAMSVTSNLIPGLIRELVAGKKSPSLNKKLMPLIEWLLHEPALTGLNTALAQLGVVWPVFRLPYVPLPLSKRQEFVRVVEDIGREHFVGEREVQVLDDNDFILVGRY, from the exons ATGGCTCAGTTGAAGTGTCAAGGCATGTGCGTGAAAGGAGGATCGTCGGAGCTCCGAATACCGAGCAATGGTCGCGAGAG AAGGAATGCGAATTGGAGGCCTCGAAAGGCCACTATGGTCCATAATCTCTGCCTCACCATGAGAAGCCACGAAATCCAAAGCAG GACTCTGGTCGAGGATATCAGATCGCTCCGGCTGATCACAGGCATCAAAACCCCGTACCTACTGGATGGCAGACTGGACCTCAAAGCCTACGACGGCTTGATCAATATGCAGATCACGCAAGGTGTGGAAGGAGTCATCGTCGGGGGCCCAGCTGGGGAAGGCCATTTAATGAGCTGGGACGAGCACATCTCGCTCATTGGACACACCGTCGCTCGCTTTGGTGCTTCGCTCAAGGTGATCGGCAACACCGGAAGTAACTCCACCGGTGAAGCAATGCAGGCCACCGAGCAGGGCTTTGCTGTGGGAATGCATGCTTCCCTTCAGATAAATCCTTACTGCGGCAAAACATCCATACCTGGCGTGCTTGCTCACTTCAATAGTGTTTTGCCTATGGGTCCGATGATAATATACAACATGCCGTCCAGGACGGGTCAGGACATTCTGCCCTGTGTCATCCAAACCTTGTCTGCAAGTCCGAACTTTGTCGGGATAAAGGAATGTGCTGGAAATGATCGTGTTAGGCAGTATGCAGAGGACGGGAAGACGGTTTGGTGCGGGATGGATCATGAATGCCATGATGCTAGGTGGGATTTGGGGGCTACGGGAGCGATGTCGGTCACTAGCAATTTGATTCCTGGCTTGATTCGGGAATTGGTCGCGGGGAAGAAGAGTCCTTCGCTGAACAAGAAGCTCATGCCTTTGATCGAATGGCTCCTCCATGAGCCGGCCCTGACTGGATTGAACACTGCTCTGGCTCAACTTGGGGTGGTCTGGCCGGTTTTCAGGCTTCCTTATGTGCCGCTTCCTCTATCGAAGCGGCAAGAATTTGTGAGGGTGGTGGAGGACATTGGAAGAGAGCATTTCGTGGGAGAAAGAGAAGTTCAGGTGCTTGACGACAATGACTTCATCTTGGTGGGAAGGTATTGA